The following are encoded in a window of Rosa chinensis cultivar Old Blush chromosome 4, RchiOBHm-V2, whole genome shotgun sequence genomic DNA:
- the LOC112200880 gene encoding cytochrome c oxidase assembly factor 4 homolog, mitochondrial, which yields MGEKLSKMTRPETKAEPKPKPSDQSQPPPPPLHSEVEDDDENVKQLKECSALYLSLQDCLIKNDRNWKSCQLEVQALKQCNERKQKKNDKEK from the exons ATGGGAGAGAAACTCAGCAAGATGACCCGACCCGAAACCAAGGCAGaaccaaaacccaaacccaGTGACCAGTCGCAGCCGCCACCACCGCCTCTCCATTCGGAGGTAGAAGACGACGATGAGAACGTGAAGCAGCTCAAGGAGTGTTCTGCTCTCTATCTTTCCTTACAG GATTGCCTTATCAAGAACGATAGGAATTGGAAATCTTGTCAATTGG AAGTTCAAGCCTTGAAGCAATGCAATGAgaggaagcagaagaagaatgaCAAAGAAAAGTGA